From Pangasianodon hypophthalmus isolate fPanHyp1 chromosome 10, fPanHyp1.pri, whole genome shotgun sequence:
atttgtcacacacatAACTATACACAGTACGACGTGTAGTGATATGATTTTTATGACTGTCCATGACataaatagaatttacatagaGTTAGAAAATGGAGaagtattaaaagaaaaagtataaaCAATATAATGTGAGGATTTAAAGACGGTGGCAGCAAGAGGCtgataaagtgcagatatgtgctgttgttttgtgcaatataatgctgtgcaacattaAGCTGAGGTAGTTGCTGAGGTATGAAATTGCCCACATatatatgataaatatttataaatattagtATATCACTAAGCATTAATCACATTTGATCACAACTGCATCTCAGATGTCTGCAGTGAATTAATCACTTTTGGTAATGGCCTTTGGTTTGTGAGATCAGCAGCAGTCATGATTTTGAAGAATATACAGTGGGCTAGACATAGTAAGGAAACATAGTAAGGAAAGCATCTTTACTATTCACCAGTGAGGCAAAATCTGTCATGGTTAACATAACAGCATTTGGTCCATGGATTGGATTAAGTTCCTGATTGACTGATTAATTACATGCGAGCATCATAACAGAATGCACCAGATGAACTCATATACATTTCCCTTTTTCCATTTCAACTTTCCATCTAGTGGCTGTGGGATCACAAATAGGGATCCTATCCATGGCTGAAGCTGGAAACAGGAGAGCACAGGGAAATGTGAACAGGGAAGCAAACACTTCATGGCCACTAAGGTCAACACCTGTGTTCTAAACTCAGCCAGAGAGGCAGGGTAATTATAAGACAAGCTCGTACATATAAACACTGATACTGAAGGACAACGATTGACACTATATAAGCTCTACACAGGGGCTGACAATCTGCctgttttattttgtggttGCTGTTCTTTGGCAGAGTGCCAGACACATGGCCTAGAAATAACTGATAAAGATCTGATTATGGCACTGACTCAGAGATATATCCCTCATTAAAGCATTTTTCCCTAACAGTATTCATTTTCCTTAgtcaataaatgtaataaatatatttttaaaatgtatgctTCAAAGCTATTATGAACACACAGTGTTCATCAATATTCAGCTGCATACAAGTTTGTAAAAGAGACACATTAAAAATATGACTTAAATTTTGCTATGAACAATATAGTCAGGGATATTCAGTATACAATATTCAACACAATATAACCTGCTCAACCTGATCAGTGTTTTGGCATGCTACGGAATATAACTCGTAATGGGGTCAGCCAGCTTATTTTTAGATTGCTAAACACACTGCTGGTGGTGTAATAACTTTGTCCTCCATTCATGAACTCATTTATCTCCTTGTCATTACAAATACAGCTTAAGATTCGTTCATGTTCATTCAGTTTAGCCTCTAATGGTGTACCTACATTTTGTAAATTCAGGATGAATACTTTGACAATGGATAATAATGTCCAGCATGCCTCTGTGTGTTTAggatcatttcattcatttttatagaaATTGAATATAGACAGTTTCCAAATTACAAAATGactgaaacagaaaagcatAAACAACAATACTTACTGATATTCAGTAAAATCAGTGTTAGCTTGAGTTCAGTTAAAGAAACACTGTGTAAGAAACAATGCCTTATGCAAACAATGTCTACTTAATTGCTTAATTGTGCATTCATGCCCACTGTGTGACTCAGTACTACATCAGGCCTTTGGCACAGAAAAGACTGATTCACAAACCCATGCTGATTCATAAGGTCCTCAGCATTAAAAGAGGTGAAGTCCTAGTGTGTGCTTGCCAGTTGCCAGCCTTGAGGTGGATACAGCTGTTCACTAAGGGCCACACGACCAGTCTCTTAAAGGCCTGCCATTGTGTATCTTCCTATCCCAGAGGTCAAAGGTACTGTAATCAACAGCTAAAAACAGGTGGTGATTCTGACTGAATGTAGCATGTGCTGGTTTTCCTCTTAGTTGGGCAGAGTtctacagcaatttgcaaactaGACTGGATGTACTCATCTCCATGTGTGGTTTGGCTTTAAAGTTGGTGAAGAGTGTAATTAACGTACCTTCACAGTGACAATATTGAATTGGAGTCCTAAAGAAGTTCTAATACCTTCCAGTAAACTTGCGTTACTATTATGAAACCATTAGTGTTGGCACACTTATGGCACATCATAGGAATAAACCTACTATGCATACACATAGGACTACACATTAAAAAACAGATAAGCACACCATTTATGATTGTTATATTTTTCAATCAAGTGTCTCAATTCAGTAATCATGCTGTGTCTCTTCTGAATTGCAATCATAGTAAACAGTGCTTGCAACTAGCCAGCTCTTTTGTTCAAACCACACAAAACGTAAGGTTCTGTCATcactttgtgtaatttgtagtTTGATTGAACAATATTGgttgtgtgtgtctacatcccCAGCCTCTACTTCATAACATTctgtgattttgtttatttatttatttattgttttattgttttattgttttacttaCAACCATTGGTAGgggtgttgttttttgtttgcagAAAAAAGTCAATCATAATCCACTTTAAGCCATTTACAGCAAATCAGGCGATGCAGATCTCagaaaattaatattatttttatgtatttttttcttcaaagagAGGGAGGGCTACTAGCTGATTTATATCAGCCACCCATGCTCCTGAATTATCTTTAATAACTTTAACCCATAAATGTGTGCTCACTTTCAATCCAGTAACTAATTAAATAGACTtcaatatataattaaatatatttcatagtGTTCAGCAAAATAAGGCAacgtacagtcaggtccggaagtatttggacaatgacagagtttttgtgattttgcctttatacaccatcacaatggatttgaaataaaacagtcaagatgtgatcgaagtatagactttcagaggttccacaaaaatatgttccaaaaaaattccatttaggaactacagccattttaagcaaagtacctccattttcaggggctcaaaggtatttggacaattgactgacaagaagttacttgaccaggtgcggtccattccctcgttgaAGACAAATGGAGCAGAtcaaaggtctggagttgatatcaggtattgagttagcatttggcagctgttcgactggagctacctatatgaagtccaaggagatttcagtgcaagtgaaggatgccatcattaggctgaaaaaacaacataaatctataagagagatagcaaaaaccttaggtgtgtccaaatcaacagttgggtacattcttaaaaagaaagaaagcactggtgagctcaacaacatcgaaaggtttggaagaccacagaagacaactaaagcggatgatcgcagaatgctttccttggtgaagaaaaaccctttcacaacatcaacagaagtcaagaatgcTCTGGAGAAGCAagattgtcaaaatctacaatcaagagacgccttcatgaatgtaaatacagagggtttacaacaaggtgcaaaccactggtaacattcaagaacaggaaagccagtttagactttgccagaaaacatctaaaaaagcctcccatgttctggaataagattctttggactgatgaaaccaagattaacttgtaccagaatgatggaaagagaaaagtatggcaaaagaagggaacagctcatgatccaaagtataccacatcatatgtcagacatggtggaggaagtgttatggcatgggcatgtatggctgccaatggaacgggctcactggtgtttattgatgatgtgactgctgacagaagtagcaagatgaattctgaggtgtatagggctaaactttctgctcacattcagccaaatgctacaaaactgataggacgccgcttcactgtgcaggtggataatgaccctaaacatactgcgaaagcaactcaagactttgtGAAGGCAAacaaatggaatattcttcaatggccaagtcagtcacctgatctcaacccaatagagcactTCTCACTTAccgaagacaagactgaaggcagaaagacccacaaacaagcagcaactgaaggtggctgcagtgaaggcgtggcaaaacatctccagggaggaaactcagaatttcagttttgagaacatgagctccagacttcaggcagtcattgactgcaaaggctTTTCATCCaggtattaaaattatggttatatttacaataatgtctctttgtccaaatatctttgagcccctgaaaatggaggtactttgttgaaaatatcTGTAAtacctaaatggtaaatgccatatttttgtggaacctcttaaaataaagctgaaagtctacactttcaatcaaatcacatcttgattgttttatttcaaatccactgtggtggtgtataaaggcaaaatcacaaaaaactctgtcattgtccaaatacttccagacctgactgtatatgtgcaCAGAAAATGCACATATATGCAACTCTCCAAGGAAGGTCATGAGTTTATAACATGCCATAGTGACTTGGGGATTGGCAAAATGCTAAAGGTATTTCATGTCAAAAAGGAATTGACAGCTGACAGTTCTCTCTGGAGACATGAACAATAGATAGATCAAACTTTTCACAGACTGTCATGTATCTACCACAGGGAATCAGCTTAGAACATAGTGCTTGGAGGGCTTGGAGACACCAGTTTTTTGAAGTTATTGATTAGTAGTTGACAGGGCATAACAAAACCCCACTGCTAAGTTGAAACGTTGCTTGCTCCCTCTCCCCATGCCACAGATGAAAAGGCAGCTGGTGATCtgcctcactcacacacacacactcacacacacacacacacacactcacacacacaaaccgtGGGCCTACACATGGTCCACACAGCAGGTGGAGTACGACCTGAGAACTCGCCTCCTCCAGCAATGTCACCTCTCTTCAAGGCCAGGCTTTTCAGCTGGGATAGTGCCCATGTCTCATGTGCCCCATCGTTTAAGTTCCTGCGAGCTTGGCAGGGCAGGGAAGCAGCTATGCACATTTAGCACATTATCCAAATCTCTGGCATGCCATTCAAGGCCTACTGTGGTCTTCCCTGAATGTTTGATGACAGTTGTGAAggcatttgttttaaaaatcgCATGCATGTGCTTTGTGCATCTGTTGTGAGATGAGAAAATGCAtgaaatattgtatattttatacatattctATAAATATAAGTATACAAATAGCTAATGTAAGGTCAGTCATCGGAACCACCATGAATATTTAACCTAATCAATATGAAACCCTAAAGCAGAttaatgcaaaacaaaacagtcacTGAATGTAGAAAGTGTCAAAAAGTCTTCTGTCTCAGAGAACAAGTGAAGTGAAGAATTTGTCAGTTTGTGAGTCTATGTCAATAAAATCTATGTTaataaaattcaattttatttgtataatgcttttaacaatggacattgtcacaaagcagctttacagaaatctggatataattattttttttttatccctaatgagcaagtcagtggtgacggtggcaaggtgtgttaaaaggaacttgagtatgagcatcattagagttttaagtttcttgtatcaaactgaagttatcaactcTACAGTGATGGAGACAGCACACTTTCTTTGAGCAGACAATCTCACAGTTATATGATTAACAGCTGATACTGCTAAGCAAGCCCATGGATTTTTGCAACAACTTCAGGATGTTAGGCAACAAACTGCATATCGCCCCATTGTGTTCTACATTTCTGTCTTCTTTATCTTAGCCTGCATACCCACCATCAAAGCTTACCCACCCTCGCTTTGTAGGCTGTTCACAGCAGGGTGAGGTCTACAGAATATTCCTACAAAAAATAATGCTTGCTACAATACCAAATACACAATCATCTTTAAGAAGTGATTGCTGCGTTTTGATATTGTCTGTTCATTATTAGGTCACCACGTGAGTCACCAATTCAGAGAGAACTTGTAAGTGTTTCATTTCATCTTATCTTCTAGAAGCCTTGTGGATGATTTGCATAGTGGGCTTTGCCCACATGAATTCAACAAACAGATGTTTCCTGATGAAATGAGAAGTTTaagcagagaagaagagaaCGTGGTACATAACTTGGGGCAATGGTTTCACATGCTCTGGCTTAGCTGCTATTCTCATGACCTTAGTCAGGCAAATGTCTAGACGATCTATGTTTTCATAATTTTCTGCATTATGTTAAACTCTCGCAAATTAATATATACCACCAATATTTCAGCCTTTCCTCATTGCAGCAGCCCACCAAAAACATCTAAGTTAAGGCACAGTGTACTCAATGATGCATTCAAGAAACAACAGTTTAAGGTCATTAAGCCGTAGTTCCTGAGTGTGCTTCTTAAGAAACTATATAGTATTATTTGGTGtatgctttaaaaatgtgttattacatCCAGGATTCACATGAGCGATCACTGATGTTCAGTGGTTGACGGTGAGTAGTGGGAAACACCCTTTTTGACAGATAAGTGCTCTCCTTTATGCTTCAGTACCTGAGGGCACCACAAAAGTGCTTCTCTTCATCAGTAGCATTTGCCTCCGTAAAGAAATCAACCTCTTCAATGGGTCTGGTAAGCtacattttcaatattaatGTAACTGTGGTTCCAATTTCCTGAAAAGTGTCTCTAAATATGCATGATAAGATGCATAATAAGATGTGTATTTGATTTAATCAAAAAGAATATAATGATTGGCAGGTTTGATTCTTGTAAaggtatatacatatatacgaAAATTTACTTCTTATTTATCCTAATACATttctcaaatttatttatacaatctCGCTATGAGATGATTTAACTGAAAGTTAAAGGTTCatggttctttatttgtcacgtacatattacatacatgtgatgtagtgaaatgtttttcctcagTGCCTCATCCCACAGTGCCACAATGAACAGAACAACAATGAActagatacacacatacataataaaaacagaatataataaaatctagtagaGTATATGATAAAGAAAGTTTAGCAGCCTTTAGAGGAATGTAATGTAGAAACAAAtagaatatgtttttaaaaaaaaaacagatatacagagctgtagtgtgcaaaaaaataaaaatttctcaTAGTGCACCTGCTTCTGTATAgaaatatacagagctgtacagtgtaagagtttttatgtagtgtgcaaaagatAAAAGAGAGTGcaaactgtttgtgtatgtctATCTGTACTAAATAaaacttaattaaataatacttaATTCAATCCAGTAAGTCAGTTTAACTAATACTGAGGAAAGTGTTAAAGACATACATCGTGTGTACTGTAGGATGTAAAAGAGTGGTGGGTATAATTGCTGTGTGAAGTTGATCAGTTCATTGGTTTTCAGCATAATTCACATCCAAAGCCCTACCCTGGAGATATTCTTGAATTCCCTCGAAACAAGTATTTCTCCCAGTTTGGAATTTACTATGGAGAAAGAGATGGTGTCCCCTATGTGGCACATTTAACATGCAGGGGTAAGTTgtgattaatatttatacatatgtTGATAATTGGTTTATACAGTATTCTTAAAAAGAACTTTTCCATTTTAGACTCTGAGACAAAGTTCCTCCTCTTTGGTCGGGCTTTGAATGCCGCTGTAAAGCTGGAACCAGTTGATGTAGTTgggaaaaaatacaaagtgaATAATTACCTGGATGATAAGCACCCACCTCGAGACTTCTATTCCCACATCAAACCAGAGATTGAAGATGCCATGACTAAAACTTTCACCTATGATATCCTGTTCCACAACAGTGAACACCAGGCAACACTATTACGTTATGGAATCAAAAAGTCAGAGCAAGTGAGAAATCCATTTTTCACTAATTGTACAATGAATTAATCAGGCACATTGttttatactgtaataattttgacagtgttagtgtttgcttctatgttaaaaaaaaacaaaaaaaacaagcatgaatgcaaaatctaaaaaattaaacatgcaaAACAATACTCTTAAATATCTCATAGTTACTATGCAAGTACTAAACAGGAACAAATGAGTAGTATTAAGAATGTTGGGGAATTACTAAGTAAGTAATAATGGAACTCACCTGGAACTGATGAACTGATTAATTACATCAGCTCCTATAATCACATCAGCTCTTCAAATGCTgtctttcctgtctttctccttGGCCTACAAATGAGACTTTAGCTAAAACACAAGTGTCTTGTGAAATAGTTCATTCTTTTCTGCACGAGTATGTGCACAGCTCACATAAATATATCAGTGTACATCAAATTTGCCTTACTTCCATAGTCTTTGAGATATCTTTTCCAAATATTACCAAATGAGTAGTGACTAGTTAGCTAGTAGTTCTCCACGAGCTATATGATACTTGGTAATTATTGCTTAGTTCATAATGAACTACCAAacaattactttattattacttagAGAGCAATTACCCAATTAATCAATAGGTTAATGTGGGTGTTAATATAGGACTACCTATGAGTTAGTGAACAGTATTGTAAAGGGTTACCCAAATCTCTACCAATTGCAGTTTAGCTGGTTAGATTTCTTACAGTAAAACTACAGCTTTTTATAAGGACATATTGCTATATACTTAGAAATAAAGGAGGCTTTTCTTGTCTAATTCTGTGTCATTTGGTTTCCAGATTGACAAAGCCTACACAATGATCGTTAAAACCTGGCGTGAACCATTTGAGAAGAAGAAATTTTGATTCAAGATCTCCAAATCTCCACTTGGGGGCAGAAAAGAGACATTCAAGATTGCTCAGTTGAAGTACAGCATGAAGTCAAAGTCCAAAAGTTAAAGTGATTCATTCTGTGTTGTGAGTTTGGAGAAATCGTCCATGTTGTAGTGCTGGAGAAGAGTGAAGACTCTGGCATTGTGAAAATGAATGTCAGCTTTCATAAAATGTCTAAAAGGGAAAAACAGTACTTTagatttcatatttttgtttttacttggAATAGTATTTCTATCCTAAGCCACCAGGTTAATTTCACTATATTGTTTTTCCATCTTCTCAATGTAACATTTCCCTTGCTCCAAACTCTCTTCACAGAAAGCTGTCATACACTGAGTTATTGGTTTGacatggaaaatatttttaaagaaatatttcagaTACGTTTCATCATTAACAAGACCAAATTTTTTTCAGCCCTTCTCGTTTGACATACCAGTTATAACAGACATTACACAATTTGTACCCTCAATACTGGAAACCTCCACTTCTTCTATAATCTGAAATTTTCCATAATCTGAAAAGCCCTtgacatattttcttttttatgtctttaaatgtttttatgtctttgCATAAGGTTCTTTACGCAATTATTTACATAAGCTATGTGTATATTAGAATACAGTTTGTACTCCACAGCGCCACTATAATATTCTTTTGGGATGTAATATGTCTAATGactgtttttgctttgttttctgCAATTCATATTGGGCAgacattgtaaatattttaatatgagCAAAAGTTGGAATTGGAATGTTATAATAATGCAACATTTGAAATATTCACATTATCAGCAGTAAGAGAGATTTGCAGTAAGAGTTAGGGAATTGGCAGTAAGAGAGATTTGCAAAATTGATTATGTCCTGATTAAACTGTTGTTCATGGCACATAACTGAATAACTGTCTTGTCGTAATGTGCATGTgtggaaaaataatgaaaacccCATataaggagaagaagagaagaactATGCACTTCAGTTTGCTACTGATGTTAACATTACCATTCCATCTCACACATTAATGTCTTACACTTTATTCATCTAAATTCCAAAGTGATGCAAACTATTTaagaaatggttaaagaagTCTAATAGTTGAGCATAAAATAGTTAGCTAACATCAAAtcattatttcaaatatatacaatttttcCACAAGTAATAAATGTGTAGTTAAACTGTCAGCATGTGACTCGTTTTACAATACTACAATACATGTATTTCACTAGTATTTTCAAGATGACCAAGAAGGTATTCTGAAGAAAACGCTAGCCCAACACCTTACTGCTGTCATCAATATATTGATTGTTGTGTCCCTCATTTAAACcagtttgtgtttttcacaTCAAGTTTTAGGTAAAGGACTTTTAGAGGTGGAATCAAGAGCTGTGTAATTTAGACCCTGAATTCCAAACAGCAGGAAACAGACACTAGGTTTAAAGCAGTGACATTCAGAGACTGAGTGATTATTGATCTCTCTGGTTTGTGATGTGGCCTCCCTTAGAGCTGCATAAGTCAAAGGAGCTTTGAGGTGATGTATGGCCTGATTATTTCATGTCATTAACATTTCATGTTTGCCTTTGTATTGCTTCCAGGCTACTTCCTGGTTTCTCCAGTTCCAGCCTGAGCTCCATCTTGTCCACGTCCACTAATTGTTGTTTGCACCTGTGTCTGATTTGTTAACACCTTTTCTTTACTTGTAATCTTGTTATGGCTTGTTAACTATGTATTTCATCCCAGCTCTACATTTTCTTGTAAAGTATTGTACCTTTTTCAGCCTCTAATCCAGCTCCTGTCATGGCCTCTGTTTCTACCTCTGTTGATGCCTTACAGTTTTTCTCTGTAGCTGTCTCGGCCTGACACCACAAACCAGAATGATCAATAATCTCTGAATTTCTACTCTAACTCCTGGCGCTACCTTTCCCTGCCTCAGGTCTTCCCAAATGATCCTGTGGTGTGGTATGTTTAAAATCCAATCTTAATCCCACCAgtttacaccgatcagccataacattaaaaccaccttcCTAATATTGTGTATGTCCCCCTTGTGtggccaaaacagctctgacctgttgagggatggactccacaagacctccacaatgtgtgctgtggtatctgccaccaagacgttagcagcagatccatTAACTCCTCCATTAAGCTGGGTCCTCCATGGATCGGATCTGTTTGTCCAGCATGTCCCAGATGCTGGATCAGATTGAGGTCTGGGGaaattggaggccaagtcaacaccttgaactctttgtcatgttcctcaaaccattcctgaacaatttttgcagtgtggcagggagcattatcctgctgaaagaggccactgccattagggaacactgttgccatgaaggggtgtactttgACTGccgcaatgtttaggtaggtggtacaagTCAAAATAATATCCACATGAATGTCAGGACCGAAGGTTCCCCAatagaacattgcccagagcatcacactgcctccgccggctacggtagctcttctgtgggagtggagcagatggactagccttcactccatACGTGCATCAGTGAACAATGGTTGCCTATGACCCTGTCTCCGCTTCATCtgttgtcctttcttggaccatttttggtaggttctaaccactgcataccaggacaCACCCCACaggacctgccattttggagatgctctgacccagtcatctagccatcacaatttggcccttgtcaaagtcactcagatccttatgcctgcccatttttcctgcttccaaacatattaactttgagaactgactgttcacttgctgcctgatataacccaccccttgacagatgccTTTATAACGAGATAGTCAATGTTATTCACcccacctgtcagtggttttaatgttatgggtgATTGGTGTATTCTCACATCCAAATGTAAAGCTCTGATCCTTCCACTTTTTCAGCCTCAGATCCTGCCCCAGTGTCAGGTTGCGCTGCTGTCCCAGGATCAGTCAGGAGACCTGTTTCTTCTGTCAAGGTCAATCATAGGGCCTGTTCCATTTCTGGTACCTCATCTCTGCCTTTCTTCCACCCCTAGTGTTAGTCACAGTATCTAGGCCAGTTTATCTCAGCAGCAAttattgctaacattagcaaaatGTATAAAGACAAAGACTTTTCTCTCCTCCTGTTGAAAGCCCTGGCCTAGGGTCCTCACATGGATGTGAAGAGCCCATAGGCTTCTGCACACTTCAATGCTTTGAGGCATTCTGCAGAATAGGGAGTGGGGATGTGTAAAAGATAAACATATACACCAGGAAAACATAAATTTgctaagttttctgccacacaTCACAGCCTTTTATAGACTTTGTTGATATATTGTTTAT
This genomic window contains:
- the plaat1l gene encoding phospholipase A and acyltransferase 2, which codes for MLQYLRAPQKCFSSSVAFASVKKSTSSMGLHNSHPKPYPGDILEFPRNKYFSQFGIYYGERDGVPYVAHLTCRDSETKFLLFGRALNAAVKLEPVDVVGKKYKVNNYLDDKHPPRDFYSHIKPEIEDAMTKTFTYDILFHNSEHQATLLRYGIKKSEQIDKAYTMIVKTWREPFEKKKF